CTGTTTGCGTCAATTACTTTCTTTACCGAACCATGAAGCAATAATAACTTTTGGGCATGATCGTGGTCTAATCCTAATTCCTCCATAATCATCCGTGTTCCTCTTTCCACTAACTTTTGATTGCTCAATTGCATGTTCACCATTTTGTTTCCTTTCACCCGTCCGAGTTGGATCATCACAGAAGTGCTGATCATGTTTAGAATCATTTTTTGCCCGGTGCCGGATTTCATTCGGGAACTGCCTGTGACATATTCCGGTCCGACGATCATTTCAATGGCAACATCTGCTTCTGCTGCCATAGGAGAATCGGGATTACTAGTGATGCAACCAGTCAGGATCCCCTGTTTGCGTGCTTCGTGTAAAGCTCCTATTACATAAGGAGTAGTGCCGGAAGCGGCAATGCCGATAACGGTATCCTTATTGTTGATGTGATGTTCGGTCAATTCTTCCCAACCACGGTTTGTGTCATCTTCGGCGCCCTCTACGGGATTGCGCAAGGCCGTATCACCTCCTGCTATCAGTCCGATAATCCAATTGGGAGACATTCCGAAGGTAGGGGGAACCTCCGAAGCGTCCAATACTCCTAAACGGCCGCTTGTCCCTGCCCCCATATAGAAGATACGTCCGCCTTGTCTCATGCGGGGGACAATCAGGTTGACAAGGTGCTCAATCTGCGGAATTGCTTTCTGTACGGCTGATGCTACCTTTTGATCTTCACGATTGATGTCTTCCAGTATTTCCCGTACGGATTTCTTTTCCAGGTGATCGTAAAGCGATGGTTGTTCGGTTATCTGCATAATACAAATTGCTGTTTACCAATTAATTGTAGATAGAGAAATTATTTTTGATGATATTGGATTAATCCTTCCATTGGACTTTGGAGGATTTTACCGACTTGAATCCCTGTTTGCTGTGCTGCCTCTTGTAATATATCCTTATAACAATGTGCAACAGAACCGATGAAATGTGCCGGATATTGCTTATAATCATATTGCATTACATTTCTGCGAAGGAAAGCAATGAAGCTATTGAGCACGAGTGTGCGGATAGCAGGTTCGTCCAGGTGTTGAGCCAGGAAAGGAGAGAGGCTTGCCAAAAAACGGTTCGGGAAAGGCTGGCGGTAAACCCGGTCGATGATTTCGGGGACTGTCAGGTCGAATTGCTTTAAAAAAGCCTCTTTTATGGTTGACGGAAGCTGGTTTTTCAGTACATCGCCTACCAGCAGTTTACCTAATACTGCGCCGCTTCCTTCGTCACCCAGAATAAATCCAAGAGGTGAAATGTTACTTATAATCTCTTCGCCATTGTAAAAGCAGGAGTTGGAACCCGTGCCGAGGATACAGGCAATGCCTGCTTCGTGTCCACATAGTCCGCGGGCGGCGGCAAGCATATCCGAATTGGCTTTTATATTTCCTATGACGGGCAGGCTGTCGGCAATTGCCCGTCGGAGGACGGGAGCTTTTTCGGGCGTACATCCTGCACCGTAGAAATAAACGGAGTTTATCGTCCCTTCCGGTAACTGTGGCAGGAGAGAGGCAGTTAACTCTTGTTGGATTTCCTCTTCCGATTGGAAGAAAGGGTTTATCCCTTTCGTTCCAATTCGTTTAATCAGGGTGCCGTTGAATACGATGCACCAATCGGTTTTGGTAGAACCGCTATCTGCAATAAGTATCATATCTTAATGTATATTTTCTTTTTATATAATATATAGCCTATTGCCCAGTTGAGAAGGACAAATAGAATGGCATAAGCAAGGGAACCGCTTTCATTACCGAAAACGGGCTGAAGGACACCGGCATAAAAGACTTGCTGCAAGGAAGTGTTTTCTCCCTGATATGTGACGGTAATGACACCTAGCAGGATAGCGAGAACATCTGCCAGTACATAGATAAAGAGCGGATTTACTCCGAAGGATTCGAAGAAACGGCTCCATTTCTTGTATCCTTTTATGTCGATAATCCAGACGAGTAAAGCCAGAAAACTGGAACCTAATCCGCAAGTGACCAGAACAAAAGTCGGCGACCATATCTTTTTGTTGAACGGACATCCATAGCTAAGCAGGAAACCTGCGAAAGTGAGAATCGTACCGATAAGAAAGAGACGTTCCAATTTTTCGCGGATATCTTTCACTTCCATTAGTAGTTTGCCGACACAAAAGCCTATCAGTACGTGTGCAATAGAAGGGATAGTGCTTAGAAGTCCTTCCGGGTCGATGTGATTGTCCTGATACATGTGTGCATCTCCCAGGATGCTACGGTCTACAATGGAAAGAATGTTCGTTTCGTTGTAGGCAAAGCCGTTGCCGGTGATGAGGAGTATGAAGTAACCCACTAATAAGGCGACGATCAGATAAGGGATATACTTGTGTTTAATAAGCAAGGCAATTAATGCGGATGCTCCGTAGCAAAGGGCAAGCCGTTGCATCACTCCCAGAACCCGGATTTGGGCAAAGGGAAGCGGGTCGTGATAGTAGCAAAGCAAGGCAAACCAGTTGATGGCTATCCCGATAAGGAAAATGACAATCGTTCTTTTGATAATTTTCAGGGCAGCGGGGGTACTGAACGTGAAGTTATACTTTCTGAGTGAAATGTAAGTAGAGATTCCCATGATAAACATAAAGAAAGGAAAAATCAGGTCTGTGGGGGTGAGACCGTTCCATTGAGCATGTTTAAGAGGGAAATATACATATCCCCATGAACCCGGATTATTCACCAGAATCATTCCTGCGATAGTAATGCCTCGCATTACATCAAGTGCCAACAGACGTTTGTTACTTGTTACATTCATGACTGTTACTTGTTAATGTGTTAAGTTATTAAGTAAATTGTTTATTGTTTCTTACCGAAAGAATCATCCAGCCG
The nucleotide sequence above comes from Bacteroides caccae. Encoded proteins:
- the murQ gene encoding N-acetylmuramic acid 6-phosphate etherase; amino-acid sequence: MQITEQPSLYDHLEKKSVREILEDINREDQKVASAVQKAIPQIEHLVNLIVPRMRQGGRIFYMGAGTSGRLGVLDASEVPPTFGMSPNWIIGLIAGGDTALRNPVEGAEDDTNRGWEELTEHHINNKDTVIGIAASGTTPYVIGALHEARKQGILTGCITSNPDSPMAAEADVAIEMIVGPEYVTGSSRMKSGTGQKMILNMISTSVMIQLGRVKGNKMVNMQLSNQKLVERGTRMIMEELGLDHDHAQKLLLLHGSVKKVIDANSQSFHRNTKSN
- a CDS encoding acyltransferase family protein gives rise to the protein MNVTSNKRLLALDVMRGITIAGMILVNNPGSWGYVYFPLKHAQWNGLTPTDLIFPFFMFIMGISTYISLRKYNFTFSTPAALKIIKRTIVIFLIGIAINWFALLCYYHDPLPFAQIRVLGVMQRLALCYGASALIALLIKHKYIPYLIVALLVGYFILLITGNGFAYNETNILSIVDRSILGDAHMYQDNHIDPEGLLSTIPSIAHVLIGFCVGKLLMEVKDIREKLERLFLIGTILTFAGFLLSYGCPFNKKIWSPTFVLVTCGLGSSFLALLVWIIDIKGYKKWSRFFESFGVNPLFIYVLADVLAILLGVITVTYQGENTSLQQVFYAGVLQPVFGNESGSLAYAILFVLLNWAIGYILYKKKIYIKI